DNA from Solanum stenotomum isolate F172 chromosome 3, ASM1918654v1, whole genome shotgun sequence:
TTTCAGAgttttctctctagaaaaccAAATCTTCCATTGAATACACACAGAGAAAGCTCTGGATCTTCAATGGCGCGAACAAGAAATTCCAAGAGTTCATCATTCATCTCTCTGAACccatcatttttcattcatttgtTCTCACTACCTCCATTCAATTCCCTCCATAACTACTCACCCAGAAAGAACTCAAGAATCACCCAAACATCCCCATTTCTCTCTTTCTGTTTCATCTCTCTGCTCATTACCCTAACTTTCTTTGCGATTTTGTTGATCACATTCACAACCTTTTTCCAAAATCCACTCTCGTGCACCGgtacttcttcttcatcatctccTCTGTTTTTAGCCTCTGTTTTTGCTGTGGCATCATCAAGATCAGGCTCTGTTCAAGATGAGCAAATTACTCTGTCTACCGGAGCAATGGTGCCCTTACCGGCTCATGGGGTGGTCGGAAACTTTTCTGAGGAGGAGGAAGAGTTCTGGAAGCAACCTGATAATCAGGGGTACATGCCTTGTTTGGATTTCAGTTTAAAGTACCGAAAAGCCTCTGCAAAGATTTCGAAAGAGAAGAGGAAATTTTTGGTTGTTGTGGCTTCTGGAGGATTGAACCAACAAAGAAACCAGATTGTTGATGCAGTTGTTATAGCAAGAATTCTTGAAGCTACTCTTGTTGTTCCTGTTCTTCAAGTGAATCACATTTGGGGAGATGATAGGTAACTGTTGAATTTCACTTCAAGATTTGTTAGTTCATTGATCTAACTTTTAGCTGTCTGCAGTGAATTTTCGGATATTTTTGATGTTGAGCATTTCAAGAAGACTCTGATAGCTGATGTTAGAATCGTGGCGTCTTTGCCATCGACACATTTTGTTTCTAAGCAGACCATCAACCGTGATCTTCCTTTTCATGTATCGCCACTTTGGCTTAGAGCCAGATTTCTCAAGCAAGTAAGCAAAAACTAAACTGCTCCTTTTGCTGAACTACTTGAGTTAACTGCAATTTGCCTAGAGAATTGGTTAAACTTTGTGTTGCATTTTTTGCGTATAGCTAAACCAAGAAGGTCTACTTATATTGAAAGGATTAGATTCTAAGCTCTCCAAGAATCTTCCACCTGACTTGCAGAAGCTCAAATGCAAGGTAATACAAAAAACTGCAGCTTGTTTTTTGTAACTGAGGTAACTGTTTGATAGGATGTTGGGAATGGGAAGTGAGGTAAAATTgctgttttgtttttgttgttgtaactTGAACAGGTTGCATTCCATGCACTAAGATTTGCAACTCCAATTAGGGAGCTAGGTTATCAGATAGCTAGAAGAATGTGGATTGAGGGTCCTTATGTCGCGATCCATCTCAGGTTAGAGAAGGATGTGTGGATCAGAACCGGATGTCTTACCGGTTTAGGCAGGCAATATGACAGTATTATAAGTAGAGAAAGGGACTCTCACCCTGAATATCTCACTGGCAAGTTGAACATGACTCATGCACAACGGCGACTTGCTGGAATGTGTCCCTTAAATGCATCAGAAATGGCTAGGTAAAACGTTAAAGTCGTTGAACAACatatcttttgtttttatgaAGATCTCAAATGGGGCATTGTGTTATAGATTTCTGAAGGGGTTAGGAGCACCAATCAGCGCTCGTATATATGTTGCTGGAGGAGAACCCTTTGGAGGCACACAAGCTATGCAGCCTCTGAAAAATGAGTTCCCAAATTTATTGACAAAGCATACATTGGCGCGAAATGGAGAGCTCACTCCATACTTGGAAAAGTCTTCTACGTTAGCAGCCATCGACTACATTGTGTCTCTGAGCAGTGATGTTTTCATCAATTCCCATGGAGGTAACATGGGCCGAGCTCTCGAGGTATATATCAGTCAGTCATACCTACTTACAGCAATGAATGAACTTGTCGTTAACATTGTACAATTCTGATTGTTGTCCAGGGACATAGAGCATATGTAGGACACAGAAAGTACATAAAGCCAAACAAGAGAATGATGCTGCCATTCTTTGAAGATTCATCTGTATCTGAGCAAGAATTCAAAAGGATAATGAAGAAACTGCATAGGAAAAGTCAGGGGCAGCCTGAGTCAAGGGCTAAAAAGATTGATAGAGATGTAATTGCATATCCTGTACCTGAGTGCATGTGTAAACAATAATAGACACTGTTCTAACAAGTTAAACAGTTTTTGTATGCAAATATTCATACCATAATGAGTTTGTTTCATAGTTGTATCTTTCCACTTTACTACACTTGGCAAAAAAAAAGATCGTTTGCAATCAGGGAACCAACACATAATATTGCAGAATCATAGAGTAAAAACAGAAATATATgaggattatttttttaaacgtAGCCTATCAACTTCTAAGAGCATATATGCCTAAAGATTGAAAATACCTAGTGGCACATATGCTTAATATGAAGTGTATTACCttccattttaatattttaccacAATCACATTGCACACTAACTGTAGCAAAATGCATAtattctaaaactatgaattgtttTCATTCAAAATAGTAATACTTTGGACAACTTGGTGTACTAAAGCTCCCTATATTCGGGTTccaaaacaaatagtaagactATAAGGAACTGAAAGTTGAATATGTATTCCTTGCATCAAGTGTTTTGTTTATGAACACAATTTCAATTGACGGCTTTTCTTATATTATCGTAACTAATCGAGATATTAATAAAGTTGAAATATCGGTAAATCCCATCCAAAATTAATGTGTATATCTAGATGTGATTTGATCATTAAATAACAATTGACTTCGTGTTGTAACCTACATAGATCATTAGTTTTGTTTACTTATTAAAAATTTCAGCTTCATGTATTGAAAGCAAGAAAGTGAATTTAAGGTCACTGGAGCTAAGTGTAATCATGATTGGCATTATTTTCAaaacactaaattaatataaaaaatcagTGATATGTTCAATTTTCCAAGACCATGTGGAAACCAATTAATAAGAAATTGATATTGAGTTTTCGAACTATgattaggaaaaataaaatgGTTGTGCAATTAgataatttttcaagaaaataatttaatatatttatgtagaaACTTAAGTGAttgcacaaaaataaaaatgaaaataaaaaacaattcttCTAGTATTTCTTTTTCCTCCTCCATTATCTATCATAACTCTCCAAAGtttaacaaacaaataaataattctcCAAAGTAACaagtgaaattaaaaaaatacataaatagaaagattaaagaagaaaacaatttaACCCTATGTAGTCTAGATGTGATAAATCCAGATTACATAAATTTTGAGTGGGAGTATAGAGCAGAGtgtgtaacaaaaaaaaaagaaaaaaaatcagagaagaagaagaagctaagaaTGGAGAGTTCAGCAGTAGCAGCCGATCTGGTGGATTTCTTGAACGCTTCTCCTACAGCTTTTCATGCAGTTGGTATTCTACTTTTCTCCCTAATTTGTGAAATCAATCTTCATTTTGTTCAATAGATTTATGctatttgattcatttttctttGTGGGGTTTCTCTAGATGAAGCAAAGAAGAGACTTAAAAGTGCAGGGTATGTACAAATAGATGAGAAACAAGACTGGGATTTGAAAGCTGGGAACAAGTATTTCTTCACTAGGAACTACTCTACTATTGTTGCTTTTGCTATCGGTAAAAAGTATGCCCccaaaattttgttcttttttgttttacttttttttttcttttgtgtgtgtTTCTTAATTTGCTGTGTTTATTCTTAATAATGGGGATTAATTCTTTCTAGATATGTTGCTGGAAATGGATTTCACATAGTTGGTGCTCATACAGATAGTCCTTGTCTGAAGCTGAAGCCAGTTTCGAAGGTAATTATGATTCTTTTCTGGGGGGTAGGGGGAATAAAATCAGATTTTGAAgcttgtggcttgttgaatctTGGTCTATGCATTTTATTGATTGGGATTGTTTATAGGTAATTAAAAGTGGATTTTTGGAAGTGGGTGTACAAACATATGGTGGTGGGCTGTGGCATACTTGGTTTGATCGTGATCTAACAGTTGCCGGAAGGATGATCATAAGAAATAAGAAAGATGGTTCTGAATCCTACTTGCACAAGCTTGTGAGAATTGAGGAGCCCATAATGCGAATTCCAACTTTGGCAATTCACTTAGAAAGGTAAAAACTTTAGAAGATGAACTCTTCTTCAGATGGTTGCGCGTTTGAAAATTCATCTTGGGTGTCAGAGGTGCTTGGGGTTTCAATTTCTATTCAACCTGCCTTTCTTGTGCCTAATAGTTTGAACCTATTCGGAAATAAATAGAGTTTTGAGCATCTCTTTAATGTGTGTTATTGTCATGGTAGTTATGAATTGCAGTTCGTACTACTGATGTATTTCATAAGATATAAGGTACTTCTTTTTGTATCAGTTAATAGTTTCATCAAATTTAGAAGTACTTGTGACGGCTCATGGTTTCGGTGTTTGAGTAAAATTGTAGAGAAAAGATCTTAGCTTAGCTATTGAGTTTCATGTAGCATGGTTGTGCCTTTGTGTTGAAGTGACATACAATTGGGATCATAAGAATAATTTCTGTAGGTGAAATTGTTTTTTCGTGTTGTTCAAATCTTCTAAATCAACAAGAGGGATTTGCATCACTGTATTATGTGCTAACCATATTCATCAAAACACATTTTCTGGTCATTATGTGCTTTGTACCTTCAATGAGTCGGAACATCGTTTCTTCTCCAAAGTAACTTCACCAATGGTTTACATGAGTATTATTATAGtcttcttttcctatatttacAGAGGTGTGAATGATGGATTTAAGGTGAACACACAGACCCATCTTTTACCAGTATTGGCTACATCAATTAAGGTAATGGTACATTGCATATGTTTGATGcttgtatattttttgtagtgtaATTCTCTGTTTCAAGATTGAGCGTGACTGGAAATTTTGTGATAATAGTTTATTTTGTCTACCTTGACAACACCTTGTCCTTTTCTCTGTATTACTTTCCTTATCAATTAGAATccttttctttccaaaaaagCATTTAATGCAGGAAGACTTGTTTGTGATATGAACTAATTCTTTTTCTCTTCGCTTTACATTAGTAATTTGTTAGGATCTTCTAGGAAATTCTAGTTCTTGCCTGCATGCATATGTACAGTTATAATTCACACACATTTTTTTGTCGGTGGTGTCCGAGACAGCTTGCACACACCTCGACTTTTCCACCATTTGCCTGCTATCTCCCAACAACACTGGTACTGGGTAACACTGCCCACCAAACTTTGGGTAGATGTGCAGAAATCACATAgttttttgttgcttttgttgGAATGTGAACTTTGAGATCTTATAGTTCTCctcccacttcattgaccatcAGGTTAGACCCTTGAGTGCTTCATGCATTCTTCTAACAACCCTTATTCCGGAAATTCTTAGCTTGATAATCTTTTGGTGTTGGTGGGTTTTCCCATTTACATGCATTTCAGAGgaacttcttaattgaattgtACTGTTTTATTGGGCATAATGCATCCACAGATATATCCTTTTAATATGCTAGCTTGAAATTAGTTGAAAACCCACTTTGGTCATTACACATTACGCGAATTGAACTCACcacaagaaaatagaaaaataaaagaagaaaaaagcgACTCCCTTGTTGCATTTTATTTGATGGTATTTAACTTGATATGGAGTTGAGATGGGGTGAAAAGTTAGTTTGATAGACAAACATTGGACCAAAGTTTAGAAGTTGAATAGTTAACTAAATTTGTAATCTTCTTTAAAAGTTCAATTGTGCTAATCcaataaaataatgtgaaaGTTCTCTAGAATAACATTATTAGTGCAATGGAGTCGCATTTCTGGACGTCTCAAATGGAAAGAGTGTCATGTAAATGGGGATAGACGGATTATTATGAAAcagtaaaattatttataacttcGTCTGACTCCTTATTTGGAATAAACTTGTGTCCTGTTAAGATATATGCATTCATTATCTATCTGACACCGTTTTGCAGGCTGAACTTAATAAACCAGCTTCCATTGATGATTCCATTGGAAATGGAGCTCCAAATGAGGGAAGTAAGTCCAGTAAAAGGATAAATCCTGGTGGTGAGCAACATCATTCCCTTCTTCTGCAGGTACCATAAATTGCAAAATTGCTATCCTTATCAATGTTAATTTTCATGATCTGAGTTCCTAGATGATTTCTTTCATTGTGTGAAGCATATTTTCAAGATCTTTGTCGTGCTACAGTTTTGTGCTCAtgctattttcttttttctttcagcTTCTAGCTGCTCAGGCAGGATGTGAACCAGGCGACATATGTGACTTTGAGTTGCAAGCATGCGATACTCAGCCAAGTATTATTGCTGGTGCCATGAAGGAATTTGTTTTTTCTGGAAGGCTGGACAATTTATGCATGTCATTTTGCTCTCTAAAGGTAAAGGATGCATGGATACAGAAAGCTTCGTTGTAGTTATACATTTTATTAGAAGAACACaacttatttatattaataGAGGCCTGTATATGGTGGACtctttggaaagaaaggaatgctAGGTGTTTTGAAGGACAAAATGATAGTTTCCAgaagataaaaatgaaatgcccaaagtcttttattttttgggtgTAAGCAAGAGTTGGTAGGGGAAAGCATAGAGAAGGTCGATTTTATAGGAAACTTGTAATTCTGTATGTCTTTTTGAGGGTGTGCCCATAACCCTGTGGGATGTAAGTTTCCAATTCATCATCCCTTGGATGATGAATTTTTtgtgaatacaaagttacccttatctcaaaaaaatgattaaatacaATGTGCATAAATTACATATAGAAATTGGTTATGATATTTATTGGAGGTTGCAAAGTGTCTTTGCTTCATTGCTTTTAGTTCACATATTTGTTGCTTTAGCAGAATATTTAGTTCAGGTATTAGTCCATGACTATGCTTTCTGGCTCACCTTTGAGGTAAAACTTATGATGCCATTTGTAGTCTTTTGCTCGTCATGTCTCTGTGTTTATAGAAGCAAGGTTATGGGTGATTGAGATGAGTCACTGTGTTTGATTGTTTTAATTCTGTTTATGAGTCTCATCAGGGTGAACAAGAAAGCTACGCAGTGTATATCTCTGAACATCGGTTTTGGCATTATAAAACTGATGGTGGATATTTATTTACAGAGGTCCACTTACCCTAGAGTGTCACCTTCTCTTGCCCCTTTGAGGGTTTTCAAAGTTTGTCATGTCAATGGCAATTATCTTCTATCTTAGTCACATGGATGCTAAGGCGCAGTGCTGCTGTGAAGAGCAACTTTCCAGTTCTAGTAAAGTTCTAAATAATTTCAGAAGAAGACGTTGGATTGGAAAACATAGTTACTTTTCTTGTGTGGATTCGTTAAGAAACCTAGTAACAGTACCACAAATAGAGTGTTGATCAATAGGTAGATGCAGAGCACAAACACAAATCTGAGGAACTGCACTTGTAGAATAAGATCAGTATGTTAAAGAGATgcaaagtaaaaaaattgaaggaagaaagaaaagctGTTCAATGTAGTCACTTTTTGTAAGGCAAGGCTTCTCGTCCTTACCTTATTGTCAAGCATATAGCTATTATttggaaaattgaaaatttcctTTTGAAGTTCTCCACTACTTTTCATTTGTAAGAAATAGGCTAAATACATAGATTTCCCCTAGAGTGTCACCTTCTCTTTCCCCTTTAAGGGTTTTCAAAGTTTGTCATGTCAATGGCAATTATCTTCTATCTTAGTCACATGGATGCTAAGGTGCAGTGCTGCTGTGAAGAGCAACTTTCCAGTTCTAGTAAAGTTCTAAATAATTTCAGAAGAAGACGTTGGATTGGAAAACATAGTTACTTTTCTTGTGTGGATTCGTTAGAAACCTAGTAACAGTACCACAAATAGAGTGTTGGTCAATAGGTAGATGCAGAGCACAAACACAGATCTGAGGAACTGCACTTGTAGAATAAGATCAATATGTTAAAGAGATGCAAAGTGAAAAAAttgaaggaagaaagaaaagctGTTCAATGTAGTCACTTTTTGTAATTGGCAAGGCTTCTCGTCCTTAGCTTATTGTCAAACATATAACTACTATttggaaaattgaaaatttcctTTTGAAGTTCTTCACTACTTCTCATTTGTAAGAAATAGGCTAAATACATAGATTGCCCCTTAACTATCTAATAGGTAATTACCTTAGTAACGTATATTCACTTTCTGCCTATTGGACACCTTACTCTAACATGGCACATGGGGTGCTCTTCACCTGAAGGAAAGCACACGATGAAGCCGTGaataatttcttttcttcttcttctttctcctcccTATTCTCTCTACTTTCATTTAGCATTTCTTGTCCTTGCTGCTGTTCATTCTTTTccatttcactttttctttttgttaattCTTTCTCTTTGATTTTATTGGATACCAATCATCTCTTATTGACAAATCCaagtgaaaaaaagaagaagttgacAAATCCAAGAAAAGGAGGCAGCAACACTTGTTCGAGTTACCCTTCTTTTCAGCTCCATTGAGCTGAAAATTGAACACACATTTTAACAATAATTTAAGTGTATAATACGCATAGCTTTAATTGAAGTGTCTAAATGGGAAAAATGTGACAACTTTAGGGGGGCCACCTATGTATTTGGCCTTAAAAATACTTCCTGGAAAAGAGAGGAGGCAGGTCATGCTATGTCTTTTCTAGTtgtagaaaaaattgaaaaaggtgAAGTGGAGACTGGAGAGTACATTAAAACAGAACAAAGCCTTAGgtttcatttttggggtttatcaACTTCATGATGGTGTATATTGACAAAACAGCAGGTCAACAGGAAGTTTTACTTCAAATCATGTTTAATCTTAAAGTATCAAAGGAAAATGTAGAGAAAAGCCTCTGAAGGGGATAATTTAGCGAACTTAGAAGTGTTTAAAGAGAATATGAAAGTGAAAAGGCAAAATATCATTAAATCAGAAAAGTTGAGGACTTCGCCAGTTGTCTATTGTATCATGAAGACTGTGACATTTTACAGTAATACGTTTGGCCCTCTGTTCCTGCATCAAATATTATGTAAACTTGCATAATTTGAATGGATCAACATGGAATGCAATAATGGTGCTTCTTGTTTTAATATACATGCAATGAAACTACTTTGGTGCTGATGATGTCAGGCACTGATAGATGCTACTTCTCCCGAAAATAGTCTTGAGGACGAGGTTGGTGTAAGAATGGTGGCTCTGTTTGATCATGAAGAGGTTGGGTCTAATTCAGCACAAGGAGCTGGATCGCCGGTCATGTTTGATGCTCTCTCACGAATTACAAGTACATTCGGTCCAGATTCAAAGGTAGTCGAATAGATCTATCTCACTACTACTGTACTACATATTGCTGCAATATGTTCAGTTGTCTATTGTTGTTTCATGGACACATAATATGTTTGGTACCTGGAAACCAGAAGCAGTAGTGCTCTTCCTAATGCATTTTCATGCAGGCGTGAATCATCACTCTAGATAACTCTATCCTGTTGAGACAAAATGTAGAAATTTCTTAAAGATATATTAAAATTGGACTTGCTTTTTTATTCCCATTCGTACGGAAAACAGGTGCTTTAATTATATTCTGTCTGAAGATATTTGTATTTAGTCGAGATTAACACGTCTCTTTATTGTCATGTCTGCAGTGTTCCAATCTGTCCACTTATTTGTAAAAAGTGAGatagcaatttttattttaacatcTACAATGGTTTCCCATTTGTCCACTTATCTAAAAAGTAATTCAAAATCCAAGTTGATTCCACAACTAGATTGCCATATTGGACAAAAGTCCCCCTAATTTAGCCATTGTCCCTAAtataattctttataaaatgataaactaatttagtataaaatcctaaacctaaactGTCTGTCATAGAATTTCCTTTGATAAACTCTACCCTCCCAATACCCCACTTATGGAACTACATGAcgtttgttgttgttattttagTGAGTGCATGTAAATGTTGTGTTTCATAGTTAATTGACAAAGTCTTATTGGTAGTTGTACCTTCATTACATTCTGGTAGCTTGAATGAAGTTCATTCCTGGATTTCACTGATATTATTGTACATTGTACTTCAGTTAATACAGAAAGCAATCCAGAAGAGCTTCCTGGTCTCTGCTGATATGGCGCATGCCTTGCATCCTAATTACCCGGTAAGTTATTTCATGTGGTGCTCTACAATCTAATTTCTTTTGGctttgatcataatttaaattcttttttcagGACAAGCACGAAGAGAATCATCAACCCAAATTTCATGGTGGGCTTGTTATTAAACACAATGCTAATCAACGCTATGCAACCAATGCAATCACTTCCTTTGTGTTCAGAGAAATAGCTGCTAAGCACAATATTCCTCTTCAGGTCAGTGAAAAATGTTGGGTCCTTAAACATCCCAGAAACTGGCGAATATTAAGATATCATGGTTGACGTTTTCCAAAGGTCAACCTGTCTATTTCTGAACCTTTGTGTTTTGTCAAATCTTTGAGTTGTTCTGTTATCATGGATGTACAGTTGCTACGGGGCCATCTGTTAGGTTTTATGTCATGACATATAATTAGCGTAACTTTTAGAAGTTGAGACACTTTTTTGTGCAGGATTTTGTGATTCGTAATGATATGCCATGTGGCTCAACCATTGG
Protein-coding regions in this window:
- the LOC125859349 gene encoding O-fucosyltransferase 37; this encodes MARTRNSKSSSFISLNPSFFIHLFSLPPFNSLHNYSPRKNSRITQTSPFLSFCFISLLITLTFFAILLITFTTFFQNPLSCTGTSSSSSPLFLASVFAVASSRSGSVQDEQITLSTGAMVPLPAHGVVGNFSEEEEEFWKQPDNQGYMPCLDFSLKYRKASAKISKEKRKFLVVVASGGLNQQRNQIVDAVVIARILEATLVVPVLQVNHIWGDDSEFSDIFDVEHFKKTLIADVRIVASLPSTHFVSKQTINRDLPFHVSPLWLRARFLKQLNQEGLLILKGLDSKLSKNLPPDLQKLKCKVAFHALRFATPIRELGYQIARRMWIEGPYVAIHLRLEKDVWIRTGCLTGLGRQYDSIISRERDSHPEYLTGKLNMTHAQRRLAGMCPLNASEMARFLKGLGAPISARIYVAGGEPFGGTQAMQPLKNEFPNLLTKHTLARNGELTPYLEKSSTLAAIDYIVSLSSDVFINSHGGNMGRALEGHRAYVGHRKYIKPNKRMMLPFFEDSSVSEQEFKRIMKKLHRKSQGQPESRAKKIDRDVIAYPVPECMCKQ
- the LOC125859350 gene encoding probable aspartyl aminopeptidase; the protein is MESSAVAADLVDFLNASPTAFHAVDEAKKRLKSAGYVQIDEKQDWDLKAGNKYFFTRNYSTIVAFAIGKKYVAGNGFHIVGAHTDSPCLKLKPVSKVIKSGFLEVGVQTYGGGLWHTWFDRDLTVAGRMIIRNKKDGSESYLHKLVRIEEPIMRIPTLAIHLERGVNDGFKVNTQTHLLPVLATSIKAELNKPASIDDSIGNGAPNEGSKSSKRINPGGEQHHSLLLQLLAAQAGCEPGDICDFELQACDTQPSIIAGAMKEFVFSGRLDNLCMSFCSLKALIDATSPENSLEDEVGVRMVALFDHEEVGSNSAQGAGSPVMFDALSRITSTFGPDSKLIQKAIQKSFLVSADMAHALHPNYPDKHEENHQPKFHGGLVIKHNANQRYATNAITSFVFREIAAKHNIPLQDFVIRNDMPCGSTIGPILASGVGIRTVDVGAPQWSMHSIREMCAVDDVKHSYEHFKAFFQDFSQLDGKIAVDI